From Streptomyces yatensis, one genomic window encodes:
- a CDS encoding alpha/beta fold hydrolase: protein MGPIVPPLVPPYETVGDGPHHVMAVHGWFSDRAAYAAMLPHVDRRGFTYVLPDLRGYGEARDIPGAYTTGEAGQDLLALADHLGWERFSLVGHSMGGAVVQRVLAAAPQRVRRLVGVAPVPASGVPMEGEQWQLFAAAADHPENRRTIIDLTTGGRHPAAWLDLMVRHSLEHSEPKALRAWLDSWALEDFHEDIAGAQVPVRIVVGAHDPALTAEVMRQTWLRWYVNAELVELEYAGHYPADETPQELVRAVEDFITADA from the coding sequence ATGGGACCGATCGTTCCACCCCTCGTTCCACCGTATGAGACCGTCGGCGACGGGCCGCACCATGTGATGGCGGTGCACGGCTGGTTCTCGGACCGTGCCGCGTACGCCGCGATGCTGCCGCATGTCGACCGGCGCGGATTCACCTATGTTCTGCCCGATCTGCGCGGCTACGGCGAGGCGCGCGACATCCCCGGCGCGTACACCACCGGCGAGGCCGGGCAGGATCTGCTCGCGCTCGCCGATCACCTCGGCTGGGAGCGGTTCTCGCTCGTCGGCCACTCGATGGGCGGGGCCGTCGTCCAGCGCGTCCTGGCGGCCGCCCCGCAGCGGGTCCGCCGGCTGGTCGGGGTCGCGCCGGTGCCGGCCAGCGGAGTGCCGATGGAGGGCGAGCAGTGGCAGCTGTTCGCGGCCGCCGCCGACCACCCGGAGAATCGACGGACCATCATCGACCTGACCACCGGCGGTCGTCACCCGGCCGCCTGGCTGGACCTGATGGTGCGCCACTCACTGGAGCACAGCGAGCCCAAGGCGCTCCGCGCCTGGCTCGACTCGTGGGCGCTGGAGGACTTCCACGAGGACATAGCCGGCGCCCAGGTGCCGGTCCGGATCGTGGTCGGCGCCCACGATCCGGCGCTCACGGCGGAGGTGATGCGGCAGACCTGGCTGCGCTGGTACGTCAACGCCGAGCTGGTGGAGCTGGAGTATGCCGGGCACTACCCCGCCGACGAGACTCCACAGGAACTGGTGCGGGCGGTGGAGGACTTCATCACGGCCGACGCGTAG
- a CDS encoding lytic transglycosylase domain-containing protein, with protein MLTRAAGLAAAFVAGLALVVAAVLVVRHLTAPSEPELPVVPEARRPVVEAAVRACTPLSVPLLAAQIDAESGWRPDADSGHAQGISQFSPVTWKEWGQDGDGDGKANVWEPRDAIPSQARYMCHLYEVVKVVPGGKTTLGATRLALAAYNAGPNAVLRARGIPKILETQDYVDKILNDLLPKYRESEEKYQRSEAKHTSSASASPSGSSSTSSSTSPSTDPSATAPGDSPPATRRP; from the coding sequence ATGCTGACCCGCGCCGCCGGGCTGGCCGCGGCGTTCGTCGCCGGGCTCGCACTGGTCGTCGCCGCGGTGCTCGTCGTACGGCATCTCACCGCGCCCTCGGAACCGGAGCTTCCGGTGGTCCCCGAGGCCCGGCGCCCCGTCGTGGAGGCGGCGGTGCGGGCCTGCACCCCGCTGAGCGTGCCGCTGCTGGCCGCCCAGATCGACGCGGAGAGCGGCTGGCGTCCGGACGCGGACTCCGGGCACGCCCAGGGCATTTCGCAGTTCTCCCCGGTCACCTGGAAGGAATGGGGCCAGGACGGCGACGGCGACGGCAAGGCCAATGTCTGGGAGCCCCGCGACGCCATCCCCTCGCAGGCCCGCTACATGTGCCATCTGTACGAGGTGGTCAAGGTGGTCCCGGGCGGCAAGACCACGCTCGGGGCGACCCGGCTCGCGCTCGCGGCGTACAACGCGGGGCCGAACGCGGTGCTTCGGGCCCGCGGCATCCCGAAGATCCTGGAGACGCAGGACTACGTCGACAAGATCTTGAACGACCTGCTGCCCAAGTACCGGGAGAGCGAGGAGAAGTACCAGCGGAGCGAGGCGAAGCACACCAGCAGTGCCTCCGCCTCGCCGTCCGGCTCGTCCTCCACCTCGTCCTCCACCTCGCCCTCCACCGATCCGTCCGCGACCGCCCCCGGCGACTCACCGCCGGCTACGCGTCGGCCGTGA
- a CDS encoding DedA family protein, whose product MLEHLGSLTNTPWIYAVIGASVLLDVFLPVLPSGVLVITAATAAAGTTVDAVGVVRQAGAADFPAMFGLMLCAATASVLGDMVAYRLAWRGSDRLDRAIARSRRLTSAQEKLGTALVRGGGPLVVIARFAPAGRSVVSLSAGAAHRRVKEFLPWSAVAGLAWAAYSVALGYIGGQWLGATWLGTAVSVLALFAAGSGAAYVMKRPGANAAGPLPAAPAGQPLPPVHQAR is encoded by the coding sequence TTGTTGGAACATCTGGGGTCGCTGACCAACACCCCATGGATCTATGCGGTGATCGGGGCGTCCGTCCTGCTCGATGTCTTTCTGCCCGTCCTGCCCAGCGGAGTTCTGGTCATCACCGCCGCCACCGCGGCCGCCGGCACCACCGTCGACGCCGTCGGCGTGGTGCGCCAGGCCGGTGCCGCCGACTTTCCCGCCATGTTCGGGCTGATGCTGTGCGCCGCGACCGCCTCCGTCCTCGGGGACATGGTCGCCTACCGGCTGGCCTGGCGCGGCAGCGACCGGCTCGATCGCGCCATCGCCCGTTCCCGCCGACTCACCTCCGCACAGGAGAAGTTGGGCACCGCGCTGGTGCGCGGGGGCGGTCCGCTCGTGGTGATAGCCCGCTTCGCGCCCGCGGGGCGCTCGGTCGTCAGCCTGAGCGCGGGCGCGGCCCACCGGCGGGTGAAGGAATTCCTGCCGTGGTCCGCGGTGGCCGGGCTCGCCTGGGCGGCGTACAGCGTGGCCCTCGGCTATATCGGCGGCCAGTGGCTGGGCGCCACCTGGCTCGGCACGGCGGTCTCGGTGCTCGCGCTCTTCGCGGCGGGCTCCGGCGCGGCGTATGTGATGAAGCGTCCGGGCGCCAACGCGGCCGGACCGCTCCCCGCGGCACCCGCCGGGCAGCCCCTGCCCCCGGTCCACCAGGCGCGATAG
- a CDS encoding DoxX family protein: MPSSPTPRTLGEALDGARPYVLSLFRIVVGLLFFCHGASSLLGWFGGMMGTGKTVEAGTWPGWYAAVIQLVGGALVMLGVGSRTAAFISSGSMAYAYFHEHQPEKLWPIQNGGEAAAMFCWALLLIVFTGPGPWALDRIFGSARANEAAPETQREPSTVG; the protein is encoded by the coding sequence ATGCCTTCTTCCCCCACCCCCCGCACCCTCGGCGAGGCGCTCGATGGCGCCAGGCCGTACGTTCTCTCCCTCTTCCGCATCGTCGTCGGACTGCTCTTCTTCTGCCACGGCGCCTCGTCGCTGCTCGGCTGGTTCGGCGGCATGATGGGCACCGGCAAGACCGTCGAGGCCGGCACCTGGCCGGGCTGGTACGCGGCGGTGATCCAGCTCGTCGGCGGCGCCCTCGTGATGCTCGGCGTCGGCAGCCGCACCGCGGCGTTCATCTCCTCGGGCTCGATGGCCTACGCGTACTTCCATGAGCACCAGCCCGAGAAGCTGTGGCCCATTCAGAACGGCGGCGAGGCGGCCGCGATGTTCTGCTGGGCGCTGCTGCTGATCGTCTTCACCGGCCCCGGCCCCTGGGCGCTGGACCGGATATTCGGCTCGGCCCGCGCGAACGAGGCGGCGCCCGAAACGCAACGCGAACCGTCGACTGTCGGATAG
- a CDS encoding FAD/NAD(P)-binding protein, which yields MAGDPHAIAVVGAGPRGTSVLERLCASAPELAPGTPLTVHLVDPSPPGAGRVWRTAQPAELLMNTVASQVTLFTDASVECGGPVRTGPSLYEWVAARGLAPGLGPDDYPSRALYGRYLEWVFGEVVRGAPETVTVRTHRARAVRLEERADGEQVLTLDDGSRLEGLRAVVLAQGHLPAAGDATERRHAAHAERHGLRYYPPANPADVDLSPIAPGEPVLLRGLGLNFFDHMALLTAGRGGTFAPHPRGGLVYRPSGREPRLYAGSRRGIPYHARGDNAKGPCGRHTPLLLTPDVLGHFRKRADSGDPPDFLAEIWPLVAKEAETVYYEALLALRAPDTRAPAAPEGSGTEPGAPAPHTSARFRSHFLATGHGSPEEAAVLTAYGIPDAERWSWDAVSQPYRGRRFTGRDEFRRWLLTYAHQDVAHARLGNVEGPVKAALDVLRDLRNEVRQIVDHGGLTGASRRAHLDRWYTPLNAFLSIGPPRRRIEEMAALIDAGVLEVLGPRLEVTLESPDTGAEGAGFAARSAEVPGPPVVATTLIEARLPEPDVRRTADELLIHLLETGQGRPHRVEGYETGGLDVTTAPYRLVDAHGRPHPRRFAIGVPTEGVHWVTAAGARPGVNSVTLCDTDAVARAALRVAHTGETLQEGVPMCAAGL from the coding sequence TTGGCCGGAGACCCTCACGCGATAGCCGTCGTCGGCGCCGGGCCGCGCGGCACCAGCGTGCTGGAGCGCCTGTGCGCCTCGGCCCCGGAACTGGCGCCCGGCACCCCGCTGACGGTGCACCTGGTGGACCCCTCGCCGCCCGGTGCGGGACGGGTGTGGCGCACCGCCCAGCCGGCCGAGTTGCTGATGAACACCGTGGCCTCGCAGGTGACCCTGTTCACCGACGCCAGCGTCGAATGCGGCGGACCGGTGCGGACCGGGCCGAGTCTGTACGAATGGGTCGCGGCGCGCGGTCTTGCGCCCGGTCTCGGCCCGGACGACTATCCCAGCCGCGCGCTCTACGGCCGCTATCTGGAGTGGGTGTTCGGCGAGGTGGTGCGGGGCGCGCCGGAGACCGTGACCGTCCGGACGCACCGGGCCCGCGCCGTACGGCTGGAGGAGCGGGCCGACGGCGAGCAGGTGCTGACGCTGGACGACGGCAGCCGCCTGGAGGGGCTGCGCGCGGTCGTCCTGGCGCAGGGTCATCTGCCGGCGGCCGGCGACGCCACGGAGCGGCGGCACGCGGCGCACGCGGAGCGGCACGGGCTGCGCTACTACCCGCCCGCCAACCCCGCCGATGTCGACTTGTCGCCCATCGCGCCGGGCGAACCGGTGCTGCTGCGCGGTCTCGGCCTCAACTTCTTCGACCATATGGCGCTGCTGACGGCGGGCCGGGGCGGCACCTTCGCACCGCATCCGCGCGGCGGTCTGGTCTACCGGCCCTCGGGGCGCGAGCCACGGCTGTACGCGGGGTCGCGGCGCGGCATCCCGTACCACGCGCGGGGCGACAACGCGAAGGGGCCGTGCGGGCGGCACACCCCGCTGCTGCTGACCCCCGATGTGCTCGGCCACTTCCGCAAGCGCGCGGACTCCGGCGATCCGCCGGACTTCCTCGCCGAGATATGGCCATTGGTCGCCAAGGAGGCCGAGACGGTCTACTACGAGGCGCTGCTGGCCCTCCGCGCACCCGACACCCGCGCCCCGGCGGCCCCGGAAGGCTCCGGGACCGAGCCCGGCGCCCCCGCCCCGCACACCTCAGCACGCTTCAGGAGTCACTTTTTGGCCACCGGGCACGGCAGCCCCGAAGAGGCCGCCGTGCTCACGGCGTACGGCATACCGGACGCGGAGCGCTGGTCGTGGGACGCGGTCTCCCAGCCGTATCGCGGACGCCGGTTCACGGGGCGTGACGAGTTCCGGCGGTGGCTGCTGACCTACGCCCACCAGGATGTGGCGCACGCCCGGCTGGGCAATGTCGAGGGCCCGGTCAAGGCGGCCCTCGACGTGCTGCGCGACCTCCGCAACGAGGTGCGGCAGATCGTCGACCACGGCGGGCTGACGGGGGCGTCCCGCCGGGCCCATCTGGACCGCTGGTACACCCCGCTGAACGCCTTTCTCTCGATCGGCCCGCCGCGCCGCCGGATCGAGGAGATGGCCGCGCTGATCGATGCGGGCGTCCTGGAGGTCCTGGGCCCACGGCTCGAAGTGACCTTGGAAAGCCCGGACACGGGAGCCGAAGGCGCCGGTTTCGCCGCCCGGTCGGCCGAGGTGCCGGGTCCGCCGGTGGTGGCCACGACCCTGATCGAGGCGCGGCTGCCGGAGCCGGATGTGCGCCGGACCGCCGATGAGTTGCTGATCCATCTGCTGGAGACCGGGCAGGGCCGTCCGCATCGGGTGGAGGGCTACGAGACCGGCGGCCTCGATGTCACCACCGCCCCCTACCGGCTGGTCGACGCCCACGGCCGCCCGCATCCGCGGCGGTTCGCCATCGGGGTGCCGACCGAGGGGGTCCACTGGGTGACGGCCGCGGGCGCGCGGCCGGGCGTGAACTCCGTCACCCTCTGCGACACGGACGCGGTAGCACGCGCGGCGCTGCGCGTGGCACATACGGGAGAGACCCTGCAGGAAGGTGTCCCGATGTGCGCGGCGGGGCTCTGA
- a CDS encoding alkaline phosphatase D family protein, with the protein MAGLRLGPLLRQVDWETGTGATVWVEADRACEAEVRCADGAGGTARTWQIAGHHYALIPVTGLRPDTETAYRVLLDGEQVWPLPDSPFPDSTIRTPAPGTDAPVRVAFGSCRWAAPPSDASHDPVGPDALDTLAQALAGAPERPRPDVLVLLGDQVYADETSAETRRWLATRRDLSEPPGEQVADYEEYTRLYYESWLDPEVRWLLSTVPSCMIFDDHDVIDDWNTSEAWQRRMRATPWWRERILSGLMSYWVHQHLGNLSPTELAADPLYAQVRTAEDGTQALREFATRADADPSYTRWSYRRDFGRTRLLMVDTRAARVLEEGRRAMLSEKEFAWVREQAMEGTGGHPGHPGQEHPGHPGQERPGAPGQERPGAFGGYDHLLLGTSLPWLLPHFVHDVEAWNASVCGGRRGGRWARIGEDLRQRGDLEHWAAFPESFDALTDTIAAVGGAPGAPATISVLSGDVHHAYVAAPDWSRWSSRPPRSQVRQLTCSPVHNSIYASIRLGFRFGWSAAGRALGRLFRRHGRVPGSRLTWHKTGGPWFGNQLMTLTLQGRSAQLRLDQARSDASGGGARLVTALETDWAG; encoded by the coding sequence ATGGCCGGGCTGCGGCTGGGACCACTACTGCGCCAGGTCGACTGGGAGACCGGCACCGGCGCGACCGTCTGGGTCGAGGCCGACCGGGCCTGTGAGGCCGAGGTGCGGTGCGCCGACGGTGCGGGCGGCACCGCCCGCACCTGGCAGATCGCCGGCCACCACTACGCCCTGATCCCGGTCACCGGGCTGCGGCCGGACACGGAGACCGCCTACCGGGTGCTGCTCGACGGTGAGCAGGTCTGGCCGCTGCCCGACTCGCCCTTCCCCGACAGCACCATCCGCACCCCCGCCCCGGGGACGGACGCGCCCGTGCGCGTGGCCTTCGGCTCCTGCCGGTGGGCTGCGCCGCCGTCCGACGCCTCGCACGACCCCGTCGGGCCCGACGCGCTCGACACCCTGGCGCAGGCGCTGGCCGGCGCCCCCGAGCGCCCGCGCCCCGATGTGCTGGTGCTGCTGGGCGACCAGGTGTACGCGGACGAGACCTCCGCCGAGACCCGCCGCTGGCTGGCCACCCGCCGCGATCTGAGCGAGCCGCCGGGCGAGCAGGTCGCGGACTACGAGGAGTACACCCGCCTCTACTACGAGTCCTGGCTGGACCCCGAGGTGCGCTGGCTGCTCTCCACCGTCCCCAGCTGCATGATCTTCGACGACCACGATGTCATCGACGACTGGAACACCAGCGAGGCGTGGCAGCGCCGGATGCGCGCCACCCCGTGGTGGCGGGAGCGGATACTGAGCGGCCTGATGTCCTACTGGGTCCATCAGCACCTGGGCAACCTCTCGCCCACCGAACTGGCCGCCGACCCGCTCTACGCACAGGTGCGCACGGCCGAGGACGGCACCCAGGCGCTGCGGGAGTTCGCCACCCGCGCCGACGCCGATCCGTCGTACACCCGCTGGAGCTACCGCCGTGACTTCGGCCGCACCCGGCTGCTGATGGTCGACACCCGCGCGGCGCGGGTGCTGGAGGAGGGGCGGCGGGCGATGCTGTCCGAGAAGGAGTTCGCCTGGGTGCGCGAGCAGGCCATGGAGGGCACGGGCGGCCACCCCGGCCACCCCGGCCAGGAACACCCCGGCCACCCCGGCCAGGAACGGCCCGGGGCCCCCGGTCAGGAACGGCCCGGAGCCTTCGGCGGCTATGACCACCTGCTGCTCGGCACCTCGCTGCCCTGGCTGCTGCCGCATTTCGTGCATGACGTGGAGGCGTGGAACGCCTCGGTGTGCGGCGGCAGACGCGGTGGGCGCTGGGCGCGGATCGGCGAGGATCTGCGGCAGCGCGGCGATCTGGAGCACTGGGCGGCGTTCCCCGAGTCCTTCGACGCGCTCACCGACACCATCGCCGCGGTGGGCGGCGCGCCGGGGGCACCGGCCACGATCAGTGTGCTCTCCGGCGATGTGCACCACGCCTATGTCGCCGCGCCGGACTGGTCGCGGTGGTCGTCCCGGCCGCCCCGCAGCCAGGTGCGGCAGTTGACCTGCTCGCCGGTCCACAACAGCATCTACGCCTCGATACGGCTCGGCTTCCGCTTCGGCTGGAGCGCGGCGGGCCGCGCCCTGGGCCGGCTCTTCCGGCGCCATGGGCGGGTGCCGGGCTCCCGCCTGACGTGGCACAAGACGGGCGGGCCCTGGTTCGGCAACCAACTGATGACGCTGACCCTCCAGGGCCGTAGCGCCCAGCTGCGGCTGGACCAGGCGCGGTCGGACGCCTCGGGCGGCGGTGCCCGGCTGGTGACGGCCCTGGAGACGGACTGGGCCGGGTAG
- a CDS encoding HNH endonuclease family protein produces MSDMHRHPTRRRVYARRASVFSGFVALLGTIVMSGPTAQASPPTPPSAATARTQLASLTVKAEGSTDGYSRDKFPHWITQSGSCDTREEVLKRDGTNVQTNSSCAATSGSWYSEYDGETWTASSDVDIDHMVPLAEAWKSGANSWTTAQRQAFANDLTHSQLIAVTDNVNQSKSDQDPGEWLPPRTAYHCMYARMWVSVKYTYKLSLDSAEKSALSGILNGC; encoded by the coding sequence ATGTCAGACATGCACCGTCATCCCACTCGCCGCCGCGTCTACGCGCGTCGCGCCTCCGTCTTCAGCGGGTTCGTCGCCCTGCTGGGCACGATCGTCATGAGCGGGCCCACCGCCCAGGCCTCCCCGCCCACCCCGCCGAGCGCCGCCACCGCCCGCACCCAGCTGGCCTCGCTGACCGTCAAGGCCGAGGGCTCCACCGACGGTTACAGCCGCGACAAGTTCCCCCACTGGATCACCCAGAGCGGCTCCTGCGACACCCGCGAGGAGGTCCTCAAGCGCGACGGCACCAACGTGCAGACCAACTCCAGCTGCGCGGCCACCAGCGGCTCCTGGTACTCCGAGTACGACGGCGAGACCTGGACCGCCTCCTCCGACGTGGACATCGACCACATGGTCCCGCTCGCCGAGGCGTGGAAGTCCGGCGCCAACAGCTGGACCACCGCCCAGCGCCAGGCCTTCGCCAACGACCTGACGCACTCCCAGCTCATCGCCGTGACGGACAACGTCAACCAGTCCAAGAGCGACCAGGACCCCGGCGAGTGGCTGCCGCCCCGGACCGCCTACCACTGCATGTACGCCCGCATGTGGGTCTCGGTGAAGTACACGTACAAACTCAGCCTCGACTCGGCCGAGAAGTCCGCGCTCAGCGGCATCCTCAACGGCTGCTGA
- a CDS encoding TMEM165/GDT1 family protein has product MFSITVAAVVFGVVFLAELPDKTALAGLMLGTRYRASYVFVGVAAAFALHVGLAIAAGSVLTLLPHRLLQAIVGVLFLGGAAMLLLKKDDGEEEVRKPADQSFWKVSGAGFMLILVAEFGDLTQIMTANLAARYDDPLSVGVGAVLALWAVAGLGIVGGRTLMRYVPLRLITKIAALVMLALGGFSLYEAIAG; this is encoded by the coding sequence GTGTTCAGCATCACCGTCGCCGCCGTGGTCTTCGGCGTCGTCTTCCTCGCCGAACTTCCCGACAAGACCGCCCTGGCCGGGCTGATGCTCGGCACCCGCTACCGCGCCTCGTACGTCTTCGTCGGCGTGGCCGCGGCCTTCGCCCTTCACGTCGGGCTCGCCATCGCGGCGGGCAGTGTGCTCACCCTGCTGCCGCACCGGCTGCTGCAGGCGATCGTGGGGGTCCTCTTCCTCGGCGGAGCGGCGATGCTGCTCCTGAAGAAGGACGACGGGGAGGAGGAGGTCCGCAAGCCCGCCGACCAGAGCTTCTGGAAGGTGTCCGGCGCGGGCTTCATGCTGATCCTGGTCGCCGAGTTCGGCGATCTGACCCAGATCATGACCGCCAACCTCGCCGCCCGCTACGACGACCCGCTGTCGGTGGGCGTGGGCGCGGTGCTGGCGCTGTGGGCCGTCGCGGGCCTTGGCATCGTGGGCGGCCGCACCCTGATGCGGTACGTACCGCTCCGGCTGATCACGAAGATCGCGGCGCTGGTGATGCTGGCGCTGGGCGGATTCAGCCTGTACGAGGCCATCGCGGGCTGA
- a CDS encoding HAD-IA family hydrolase, translating into MSLTARALLLDMDGTLVNSDAVVERCWRRWAAEQGLDAESVLGIVHGRQGHATMAVLLPDRPVEQNLADNQRMLEWETTDLDGVVPVPGAPAFMASLAGLPHALVTSADKGLAGARMGAAGLTMPEVRVTAECVGASKPDPEGFLKGAAELGFAPADCVVFEDSEVGIAAGRAAGMRVVGVGPRAAAHAPDAHVRDLEQVGVEALADGTLRLHISG; encoded by the coding sequence TCCGACGCCGTCGTCGAACGCTGCTGGCGGCGGTGGGCGGCCGAGCAGGGGCTGGACGCGGAGAGCGTGCTCGGGATCGTCCACGGGCGGCAGGGCCACGCGACGATGGCGGTGCTCCTCCCCGATCGGCCGGTCGAGCAGAACCTGGCCGACAACCAGCGGATGCTGGAGTGGGAGACCACGGATCTCGACGGCGTCGTACCGGTGCCCGGCGCGCCCGCCTTCATGGCCTCGCTGGCCGGTCTTCCGCACGCCCTGGTGACCTCCGCCGACAAGGGGCTCGCCGGAGCGCGGATGGGCGCCGCCGGGCTCACGATGCCGGAGGTGCGGGTCACCGCGGAGTGCGTCGGGGCGAGCAAGCCGGACCCGGAGGGCTTCCTCAAGGGCGCGGCCGAGCTGGGCTTCGCCCCCGCGGACTGTGTCGTCTTCGAGGACTCGGAGGTCGGCATCGCGGCGGGCCGGGCGGCCGGGATGCGGGTCGTCGGCGTCGGACCGCGCGCCGCGGCGCACGCCCCGGACGCCCATGTGCGGGACCTGGAGCAGGTGGGGGTCGAGGCACTGGCCGACGGCACGCTGCGGCTGCACATCTCCGGCTGA